A stretch of Eubalaena glacialis isolate mEubGla1 chromosome 10, mEubGla1.1.hap2.+ XY, whole genome shotgun sequence DNA encodes these proteins:
- the STARD10 gene encoding START domain-containing protein 10 isoform X2, whose amino-acid sequence MEKSAASTEPQGPRPVLGRDSVQVPDDQDFRSFRSECEAEAGWNLTYSKAGVSVWVQAVEMDRTLHKIKCRMECRDVPAETLYDVLHDIEYRKKWDSNVIETFDIARLTVNADVGYYSWRCPKPLKNRDVITLRSWLPMGTDYIIMNYSVKHPKYPPRKDLVRAVSIQTGYLIQSTGPKSCVITYLAQVDPKGSLPKWVVNKSSQFLAPKAMKKMYKACVKYPEWKQKHQPHFKPWLHPEQSPLPSLALSELSVQHADSLENIDESAVAESREERMGSAGGEGSDDDTSLT is encoded by the exons ATGGAGAAGTCAGCTGCCTCAACTGAGCCCCAGGGGCCTCGGCCAGTCCTGGGCCGCGACAGCGTCCAGGTGCCCGACGACCAGGACTTCCGCAGCTTCCGGTCAGAGTGTGAGGCCGAGGCGGGCTGGAACCTGACCTACAGCAAGGCCGGCGTGTCTGTGTGGGTGCAGGCTGTGGAGATGGATCGTACCCTGCACAAGATCAAG TGCCGGATGGAGTGCCGTGATGTGCCAGCAGAGACGCTCTACGACGTCCTACATGACATTGAATACCGAAAGAAGTGGGACAGCAATGTCATTGAAACTTTTGACATTGCCCGCTTGACAGTCAACGCTGATGTGGGCTATTATTCTT GGAGGTGCCCAAAGCCCCTGAAGAATCGTGATGTCATCACCCTCCGCTCCTGGCTTCCCATGGGCACTGATTACATCATTATGAACTACTCAGTCAAACATCCT AAATACCCACCTCGGAAAGACTTGGTCCGAGCTGTGTCCATCCAGACGGGCTATCTCATCCAGAGCACGGGGCCCAAGAGCTGCGTCATCACCTACCTGGCTCAGGTGGACCCCAAAG GCTCCTTACCCAAGTGGGTGGTGAATAAATCTTCTCAGTTCCTGGCTCCCAAG GCCATGAAGAAGATGTACAAGGCGTGCGTCAAATACCCTGAGTGGAAGCAGAAGCATCAACCGCACTTCAAGCCGTGGCTACACCCAGAGCAGAGCCCGTTGCCGAGCCTGGCGCTGTCGGAGCTGTCTGTGCAGCACGCGGACTCGCTGGAGAACATCGACGAGAGTGCGGTGGCAGAGAGCCGGGAGGAGCGCATGGGCAGCGCGGGCGGCGAGGGCAGTGATGATGACACTTCGCTCACCTGA
- the STARD10 gene encoding START domain-containing protein 10 isoform X1 yields MDTRGRLSKGPWKVASASAAASTLLELPRRTQESRTRTRALGFPMEKSAASTEPQGPRPVLGRDSVQVPDDQDFRSFRSECEAEAGWNLTYSKAGVSVWVQAVEMDRTLHKIKCRMECRDVPAETLYDVLHDIEYRKKWDSNVIETFDIARLTVNADVGYYSWRCPKPLKNRDVITLRSWLPMGTDYIIMNYSVKHPKYPPRKDLVRAVSIQTGYLIQSTGPKSCVITYLAQVDPKGSLPKWVVNKSSQFLAPKAMKKMYKACVKYPEWKQKHQPHFKPWLHPEQSPLPSLALSELSVQHADSLENIDESAVAESREERMGSAGGEGSDDDTSLT; encoded by the exons GTCCCTGGAAGGTGGCGTCAGCATCTGCAGCCGCGTCGACGTTGTTGGAGCTTCCGCGGAGGACCCAGGAGAGCCGGACTAGGACCAGGGCTCTGGGCTTCCCCATGGAGAAGTCAGCTGCCTCAACTGAGCCCCAGGGGCCTCGGCCAGTCCTGGGCCGCGACAGCGTCCAGGTGCCCGACGACCAGGACTTCCGCAGCTTCCGGTCAGAGTGTGAGGCCGAGGCGGGCTGGAACCTGACCTACAGCAAGGCCGGCGTGTCTGTGTGGGTGCAGGCTGTGGAGATGGATCGTACCCTGCACAAGATCAAG TGCCGGATGGAGTGCCGTGATGTGCCAGCAGAGACGCTCTACGACGTCCTACATGACATTGAATACCGAAAGAAGTGGGACAGCAATGTCATTGAAACTTTTGACATTGCCCGCTTGACAGTCAACGCTGATGTGGGCTATTATTCTT GGAGGTGCCCAAAGCCCCTGAAGAATCGTGATGTCATCACCCTCCGCTCCTGGCTTCCCATGGGCACTGATTACATCATTATGAACTACTCAGTCAAACATCCT AAATACCCACCTCGGAAAGACTTGGTCCGAGCTGTGTCCATCCAGACGGGCTATCTCATCCAGAGCACGGGGCCCAAGAGCTGCGTCATCACCTACCTGGCTCAGGTGGACCCCAAAG GCTCCTTACCCAAGTGGGTGGTGAATAAATCTTCTCAGTTCCTGGCTCCCAAG GCCATGAAGAAGATGTACAAGGCGTGCGTCAAATACCCTGAGTGGAAGCAGAAGCATCAACCGCACTTCAAGCCGTGGCTACACCCAGAGCAGAGCCCGTTGCCGAGCCTGGCGCTGTCGGAGCTGTCTGTGCAGCACGCGGACTCGCTGGAGAACATCGACGAGAGTGCGGTGGCAGAGAGCCGGGAGGAGCGCATGGGCAGCGCGGGCGGCGAGGGCAGTGATGATGACACTTCGCTCACCTGA